A genomic region of Phenylobacterium parvum contains the following coding sequences:
- the rplP gene encoding 50S ribosomal protein L16: MLSPKKTKYRKQFKGKIHGTAKGGFTLNFGSYGLKSVEPERITARQIEAARRAITRQMKRQGRVWIRIFPDVPVTDKPAEVRMGKGKGSVEYWAARVHPGRIMFEIDGVPDDIAREALRLGAAKLPVKTRIVTRIDAVAEHA; encoded by the coding sequence ATGCTTTCCCCGAAGAAGACCAAGTACCGCAAGCAGTTCAAGGGCAAGATCCATGGGACTGCCAAGGGCGGCTTCACGCTGAACTTCGGCTCCTATGGACTGAAGTCGGTTGAACCCGAGCGGATCACCGCCCGCCAGATCGAAGCCGCCCGTCGGGCCATCACCCGCCAGATGAAGCGTCAGGGCCGGGTCTGGATCCGGATCTTCCCGGACGTTCCGGTCACGGACAAGCCGGCCGAAGTGCGGATGGGCAAGGGCAAGGGTTCGGTCGAGTACTGGGCCGCCCGGGTGCATCCTGGCCGGATCATGTTCGAGATCGACGGCGTGCCGGACGACATCGCCCGTGAGGCCCTGCGTCTCGGCGCCGCCAAGCTGCCGGTGAAGACCCGTATCGTCACCCGCATCGACGCTGTCGCGGAGCACGCGTGA
- the rpmC gene encoding 50S ribosomal protein L29 — MKTEDLRAMTPDQLAESLLSLKKEQFNLRFQAATGQVDKTHRAGEIRKDIARIKTVLRSRQATA, encoded by the coding sequence ATGAAGACCGAAGACCTTAGGGCCATGACCCCTGACCAGCTGGCCGAGAGCCTGCTCAGCCTGAAGAAGGAGCAGTTCAACCTGCGCTTCCAGGCGGCCACGGGCCAGGTCGACAAGACCCATCGCGCCGGGGAGATCCGCAAGGACATCGCCCGGATCAAGACCGTCCTGCGCAGCCGCCAGGCCACGGCCTAG
- the rpsQ gene encoding 30S ribosomal protein S17 codes for MPKRILEGVVVSDKGDKTVVVKVERTFLHPVLKKPVRRSKKYHAHDEGNVYQAGDLARIIECAPRSKTKTWEVLPKAGASQAS; via the coding sequence ATGCCGAAACGCATCCTTGAAGGCGTTGTCGTCTCCGACAAGGGCGACAAGACCGTCGTTGTGAAGGTGGAGCGCACCTTCCTGCATCCGGTGCTGAAGAAGCCGGTCCGCCGGTCCAAGAAGTACCATGCCCATGACGAGGGCAACGTCTACCAGGCGGGCGATCTCGCCCGCATCATCGAGTGCGCTCCGCGCTCCAAGACCAAGACCTGGGAAGTCCTGCCTAAGGCAGGCGCTTCGCAGGCGTCCTGA
- the rplN gene encoding 50S ribosomal protein L14: MIQMQTNLEVADNSGARRVMCIKVLGGAGRRYAGVGDKIVVSVKEAIPRGRVKKGDVLQAIVVRTSQAIKRKDGSLIRFDRNAAVIVNKQSEPIGTRIFGPVPRELRAKNHMKIISLAPEVL, from the coding sequence ATGATCCAGATGCAGACCAACCTCGAAGTCGCTGACAACTCCGGCGCCCGCCGTGTCATGTGCATCAAGGTCCTTGGCGGCGCGGGTCGCCGCTACGCCGGCGTTGGCGACAAGATTGTCGTCTCGGTTAAGGAAGCCATTCCGCGTGGCCGCGTGAAGAAGGGCGACGTGCTGCAGGCAATCGTCGTCAGGACCTCGCAGGCGATCAAGCGCAAGGACGGGTCGCTGATCCGGTTCGACCGCAACGCCGCCGTGATCGTCAACAAGCAGAGCGAGCCGATCGGCACCCGCATCTTCGGACCGGTTCCGCGTGAACTTCGCGCCAAGAACCACATGAAGATCATCTCGCTCGCCCCCGAGGTGCTGTAA
- the rplX gene encoding 50S ribosomal protein L24 encodes MAAKIKKGDRVVVLTGKDKGRQGAVLKVLPKEDRVVVQGINMIQRHTRPTQADPQGGIRTREAALHVSNVAIVDSKGKPTRVGFRVEDGKKVRVAKTTGEVING; translated from the coding sequence ATGGCCGCGAAGATCAAGAAGGGGGACCGCGTCGTGGTCCTGACCGGCAAGGACAAGGGCCGCCAGGGCGCTGTCCTGAAGGTCCTGCCCAAGGAAGACCGGGTGGTCGTGCAGGGGATCAACATGATCCAGCGCCACACCCGGCCCACCCAGGCTGATCCCCAGGGAGGCATCCGCACCCGCGAGGCCGCCCTCCATGTCTCCAACGTCGCCATCGTCGACTCCAAGGGCAAGCCGACTCGCGTCGGTTTCCGGGTCGAGGACGGCAAGAAGGTCCGCGTGGCCAAGACCACCGGCGAGGTCATCAATGGCTGA
- the rplE gene encoding 50S ribosomal protein L5, whose translation MAEQAYEPRLKTEYRQRIRGAMKEKFGYSNEMQIPRLDKIVLNMGIGEAVADSKKVQAAIADLTRIAGQKPVTTKARNSIAGFKLREGMVIGAKVTLRKDRMYEFLDRLITIALPRVKDFRGLKPTSFDGRGNYAMGLKEHIVFPEINYDQIDQLWGMDIIVATTAKTDEEARQLLREFQFPFNA comes from the coding sequence ATGGCTGAGCAAGCTTATGAGCCGCGGCTGAAGACCGAGTATCGCCAGCGCATCCGCGGGGCGATGAAGGAAAAGTTCGGCTATTCCAACGAGATGCAGATCCCGCGCCTGGACAAGATTGTCCTGAACATGGGCATCGGCGAGGCCGTGGCTGACTCCAAGAAGGTCCAGGCCGCGATCGCCGACCTGACCCGGATCGCGGGCCAGAAGCCGGTCACGACCAAGGCCCGCAACTCCATCGCCGGCTTCAAGCTGCGCGAGGGAATGGTGATCGGCGCCAAGGTCACCCTGCGCAAGGATCGCATGTATGAGTTCCTGGACCGTCTCATCACCATCGCGCTGCCGCGGGTGAAGGACTTCCGGGGCCTCAAGCCCACCTCTTTCGATGGTCGCGGCAACTACGCCATGGGTCTGAAGGAGCACATCGTGTTCCCGGAGATCAACTACGACCAGATCGATCAACTGTGGGGCATGGACATCATCGTCGCCACGACTGCGAAGACCGATGAGGAGGCTCGCCAGCTTCTTCGGGAATTCCAGTTCCCGTTCAACGCTTAA
- the rpsN gene encoding 30S ribosomal protein S14: protein MAKKSAVNRNEKVKLLVQRYAARREALKAIANDESLPLEDRFEARLKLAELPRSSSKVRIRNRCEVTGRPRAYYRKLKMSRIALRELGSQGQIPGLVKSSW, encoded by the coding sequence ATGGCCAAGAAGAGCGCCGTCAACCGCAACGAGAAGGTCAAGCTGCTCGTCCAGCGCTACGCCGCGCGCCGTGAGGCGCTGAAGGCGATCGCCAATGACGAGAGCCTGCCTCTCGAGGATCGTTTTGAGGCTCGCCTCAAGCTCGCCGAGCTGCCCCGCAGTTCGTCGAAGGTCCGGATCCGTAACCGCTGCGAGGTCACGGGCCGTCCGCGCGCCTACTACCGCAAGCTGAAGATGAGCCGGATCGCCCTGCGCGAACTGGGTTCCCAGGGCCAGATTCCTGGCCTCGTGAAGTCGAGCTGGTGA